The Blautia obeum ATCC 29174 region AAATCAGCGGAAAGAGTTTTTAGGATTTTTGAATTATTGGAACAAAGCCCGGAGGGCCTGACGAATAAAGAAGTAAGCAGCCTTCTGGGGTTTGCTCCAAGCAGTACGCTTGCACTTTTGCAGACGATGGAAGAGAATGGTTATCTGTCAGCAGATGAACAGAAAAGATATTATCTTGGAGGCAGACTGATGAGCCTTGGTGCAGTTGCCGCATCCAGAATTGATCTGAACAAGATCGGTACGCCATATCTCAAGAAACTTATGCAGACAGTGGAAGAAACCTGTTTCCTTGGAGTTCTTTCCGGTGATGAGATTGTTTATATTGCGAAAGAAAACTGTGAACGTACCATTACCACAAATGCGAGTATTGGATCCAGAAAACCTGTATACTGTACAGGACTTGGAAAAGCATTTCTTGCGTTTCTTCCGGAAAAAGAAAGCTCTCAGATTATTGACCGCATTGAACTGAAAGCATTTACAGAGCATACGGTTACAGACAAACTGGAACTTAAGAAGGAGATCGCACAGTTCCGCAACCAGGGATATGCAGTAGATAATCAGGAGATTGAACAGGGACTGTGGTGTATGGCCGTGCCAATCTATGACAATACCGGCCATATGAAAGCTGCGATCAGTGTATCTGGTCTGAAACAGCGAATGGTAGAAAAAAAGGAACTTTTAAAAACTGAAATGTTAAAAACAGCCCGTGATCTGTCAAGAGATCTGGGATATTATAAGGAGGAATTAAAATGAAAAGATTGTGCGGAGTGAATCCACCAGTGATCACTATTTTTGACGAACATCACAAGGTTGATATTGAAGCCAGCAAACGCCAGGCAGATTTTCTGATCTCAAAAGGTGTTGATGGTCTTGCTTATCTGGGAACATCCGGTGAGTTCAGTATCATGACTGTTGAAGAAAAGAAAAACTTCATCAATGAGATGATCAAATATGTAAATGGACGCGTAAATGTAATCGTTGGTGTCGGAGATACCTGTCTGGAAAATACGATGGATCTGTTGAAATTTGTTGAGCAGGCCGGTGCAGACGGAGTACTTCTGATCAACCCTTATTTCAGTGTATACAGTACAGACATGGTTGAAGCATACTTTGGATATGTTGCTTCTCATACTTCGCTGCCGATCATTATCTACAACTTCCCGGATCTTACCGGATACTGCTTCAATGCAGATGTTGTAGCCAGAATTGTAAAAGCAAACCCGAATGTAGTCGGAATCAAAGATACGATTGCAGATTTCAATCATGTACTCAGCATGCAGAAAGTAAAAGAAATTAATCCGGACTTTTCTGTATTTTCAGCATATGAAAATCAGGCAATGGGTCTACTGGTATGTGGTGTGGATGGATTCATCAATGCAACTGCAAACTTTGCACCGGAATATACGGTTAATACGTATCAGAGTGCAAAACGCGGCGATTTTAATGAAGCTGCAAAATGGTTCAACAAAATGGTTGAGGCAATGGATATCTATGCATATAGCACACCTTTGTTCCTGGCTTGCAAACAGGCTATGTACTACAGAGTGCTGCATCATGATGGTCAGGAAAGACTTCCTGCACTTTCACTTGATGCAACAGCGAAGGCAAATGTTTACAATAAAATGAGAGATCTGGAACTTTTATAAAGAGACAGGAGCTGGCGATAATGATAATGGATCGATTGGAACGCTTCCGTTGTTACCAGAGAAGTGTTCCGGAATTATGGGATGCCGTACGTTTTGCGGAACGTGTTCAGAAAGAACAGCTTCCTCCGGGCAAATATCCGGTTGGTAAAGGATTTGCTTTTGTACAGGAAGGGAATACAAGAAGCTTCGAAGAAGCAGATTTTGAGGTACATCGTAATTACCTGGATGTACAGATCCTTCTGGACGGATCTGAAATGTGGGAATATGCAGACCGGGCAGATCTGGCGGTAAAGACTCCTTATGATCCGGAAGCTGATATTGAGTGGCTTTCCGGGTGTGGAAACAGAATTCAGATGAAACCGGGAATGTTTTATCTGGTTTATCCGGATGACGGACATAAACCATGTTGCCACGAGAAAGAACAGACATCTTATCGTAAGGTTGTTGTGAAGATAAAAATAGATAAGCTGCTTCATGGTGTTCCAACAATGGAAAGAACAGCAGTCTATGGCAAAGGAGATAGAAGATGGATATAAAGATTGACGAAATTGTAAAGCAGGTTCTGTCTGAGATAGATACTCCTTCCAGACCGGTGCAGCCGAAAACGACCTTTGTATTAGAGGAAACACCGGCACTGACTGGAAGAGAAGTTGGAAAAACAGCGGTTCTCGATTCTCAGGAAGATTATATGATCAAAAATTATGTTCTTCCGGAAGTCGGACCAAAAGAAATTCTTGTATGTGTGGAGGGATGCATGATTTCTCCTTCTGATGTTACGGAATTTCTGAAAGAAAGAAGAGCAGCAGGTTCTTCTGCACAGGGACAGGAAGGAACCGGTATCATCGTAAAGGTTGGAAGTGAGAATCTTCAGGATGCCAAAGGAAATGTCCTGAAAGTAGGAGACAAAGTCATTGCGGCAAAGAAAGCCGGATTTGGTGGTGTTTCTACATATGGCGGCAGAAAGGCAAATACAGTTGCACCGAATGGATGGTTTGCAAATTACATCGTATTGCCGGCCGGACAGCAGGTATATCAGGTAAACGGTCTGGATCTGGAATCCAGACTGCTGATCACGAGAAGTATTTCTATTTATACAGAAGTAGAACGCATGTCCAAAATGTGTAAACTGGATGCTGATAAAACAGCAGTTGTACTTGGATGTGGAATGGAAGGTCTTCTGACCGTGGCTGCATTAAAAACACTTGGAATCAATAAAATTATTGTAATTGACAAAGAAAGTGAAAAATCTCGTGCAATGGAATTTGGAGCATGGGAATTTATTGGTTCCCATGGAAAAAATGGTGTTGCAGGTGTGAAGGACAAGATTCGTGCAGCAGCAGGTGATATGGCAGATGCAGTATTTATCTGTACAGATTCGCCTATGGGAAGAAATGTAGCAAGAAGATTTATGAAAAACAGCGGAAGCATTTGCGAAATGGGATTTCTTTGTGGATGGAGAAGAACTCCTATAGCGAGATATTTTGAAGACAGCATGCCGGCTGGTGGAAGATTTTATGCAGCAAGAGATTATGAAAACTGCATGAATTTCCTGGCAAAAGCAGCAGAAATGAAACTTCCTCTGTATAAACTGATTACACATAGATATAAATTAGAGGAGATCAATGAGGCTATGTGGACTGTAGTACGTGAAGAGGGTCTTGGTATTGCAGTGTTTAATCGCTAAGGAAATTCCTATGAAATTTTAAATCAGAAAACCACATCGGATTAGTGATATTTTCGATGTGGTTTTTTGTTGCTTTTTTGGCAATGAAATAAAAAAGAGACCTGATACAGACAGGTCTCTGAATAAACAATGATTATGCAAAATGATGAGTAGCAGCATCTTCTTCTACAAGACGTACAGTTTCTTCAGAAGGATTGGAGATCACTGCCGCAAGAATAATGTCGCATGGTGGATTCTGTTTTACAGACTCTACAGCAGCAGTAACAGCAGATACATCACCGCTCATAAAAACAACTTCATGTCCACCGCATTTGCCGTTCCAGGTACGAAAAGATACGTCTGCTGTCTTGAGCATCTGGTCAATGACCATGACTGCATTACAGCTTCCTAATACTTCAACTAATCCGAATGCTCCGTATTTCATAGTATGATCCTCACTTTAATCAAATATTCAGGGTTATTATTTACCTGCTGTCATATACATAGCCGGTTCTGTGTCATGAGCAGGAGAAGCAATGATCGTATGAGAAAAAATCTTTGTCAGCGGCTCAGCTACTTTAAGGGCTGCATCCATTGCAGCAGTTACATCGGATACAGATCCACGCATTTTTACGCATGCACCGGCACCAAGACGATTACGCTCAACATTCTGAATTTTTACATTGGCTGCTTTGGAAGCAGCGTCAAGTGCTACGAAGCAGGCAGCAAGACTGTCAAGTTCAAAGATACCAACTGCCATGCCATTATAATTCTCAGCCATAATACCTCCATCAATCATTATATAAAATATGATTTTATACATTTTTATATTAATATAATTATACCTTTTTTTTCGTTGAAACACAAGAAAAAAATATGATTTTTTGTGGCTTTTATTTGTGGTTTTTTGTTGGATTGAATATTACAATGATTGCCACAATCCTGCCAGAGCTAAAAGAGAAAAAGTAGTATAATCTGTTTTTTTGACCAGATTATACTACTTTTTTATATCATGGCATTGATATTTAAATATGGATTTTAGTCCCGGTCTTGCCCTGAATACCGTCTTTGGCTTTTTCGAGAAGCGTAATCATGGCAGAGCGTCCTTCTTTGGAAGAGGCAAAATCCATGGCCGCCTGTACTTTGGGAAGCATGGAACCTGGTGCAAACTGACCTTCGTCTACATATTTCTGGGCTTCTTCGACTGTCATCTCATCCAGCCATTTCTCATTTTCCTTACCGAAGTTTACGGCAACTTTTTCAACGGCAGTCAGGATGATCAGCATGTCGGCATCAAGTTCTTTAGCGAGTAAGCAACTTGCAAAATCTTTATCAATAACAGCTGATGCACCTTTGAGGTGGTCGCCCTGTAATGTGACAGGAATTCCTCCACCGCCGCAGCAGATAACAATTTTGTTTGCATCTACAAGACTGTTGATCGCATCCTGTTCTACGATTTCAACTGGCTTCGGGGAAGCAACGACACGGCGGTATCCGCGACCGGCATCTTCTTTCATAACATAACCATATGCTTTTTCTGCATGTTCAGCCTGTTCTCTGGTCATGAAATGTCCAATTGGTTTGCTTGGATTCTGGAAGGCCGGATCATTTTCATCGACACGTACCTGTGTAACAACAGTTACGACCGGTGTGCGCATAAATCCGCGTTTGCGAAGCTCTTCACGAAGCGCATTCTGCAGGTCGTATCCGATGTATGCTTGGCTCATGGCAACACAGACGGAGAGAGGCGTGTTTGGCTGGTTTGCGTCTTCTCTGGAAAGAGCTGCCATGGCATTGTTGATCATACCTACCTGTGGGCCATTTCCATGAACAACAACAACCTGATGCCCTTCTTCGATCAGATCACACAGGGCTTTTGCTGTGGTTTTGACGGCCTGCATCTGTTCCGGGAGTGTATTGCCAAGGGCGTTTCCGCCCAGAGCAATCACAATTCTTTTTCTTTTATACATTGTAAAAACCTACCCGATAAAAAATTATTTCATGATTCTTGGTGCAGCTTTTACTTCCAGTTTCTTCAGGATATCCTGCGGATTTTCAAATTTGGAAAGCATGATCATAGCTGCAATGATATATGGTTTGAAGCTTGCTTCTTTATAAAGCGGGATTCTGTAACGGTCAAATACGGATGCATCGACTTCGCCTGTTTCGCAGCTTACACCTGTGATATCAGCTGGCAGACAGTGCAGATAGAGAGCTTTTCCGTCTTTTGTTGTTTTCATGAGTTCTTCTGTGCAAGCCCAGTCTTTGTGTTCGGCATTCTGAGCAAGAAGTTCTTTTTCAAGTTTGTCGATTCCTTCGAAATCGCCTTCTGCATAGAGATTGGTACGTTTTTCCATAGCAGCGAAAGGAGCCCAGCTCTTTGGATATACAATATCAGCATCTTTGAAGGCTTCTTCCATGCTGTTTGTTTTTGTGAAGGATCCGCCTGTTGCTTCTGCGTTCTTTCTAGCAATTTCTTCAACTTCCGGCATTACATCGTATCCTTCTGGATGAGCAAGAACAACGTCCATACCGAAACGTGTCATCAGACCGATAACACCCTGAGGAACAGAGAGCGGTTTGCCGTAAGATGGAGAGTAAGCCCATGACATAGCGATTTTTTTGCCTTTGAGGTTCTCTACACCACCAAATTCATGGATAATATGAAGCATATCAGCCATACACTGTGTTGGATGGTCAACGTCGCACTGCAGGTTTACAAGAGTAGGTCTCTGTTCAAGGATACCATCTTTGTTTCCCTCAGTAACTGCATCCATGAATTCTTTCTGGTATGCATGTCCTTTGCCGATATACATATCATCACGGATACCGATTACGTCAGCCATGAAGGATACCATGTTTGCTGTTTCGCGAACAGTTTCACCATGCGCAATCTGCGATTTTTTCTCATCGAGATCCTGTACTTCCAGACCAAGAAGGTTGCAGGCAGAAGCGAAAGAGAAACGGGTACGTGTAGAGTTGTCACGGAAGATGGAGATTCCAAGACCACTTTCAAATACTTTTGTGGAAATGTTGTTTTCTCTCATGAAACGAAGTGCATCTGCTACGGTAAATACTGCTTCGAGTTCTTCGTCGGTTTTGTCCCATGTCCAGAAGAAATCGTTGTTATACATTTCTTTGAAGTTAAGTTTGTTGAGTTTGTCGATGTAATCCTGTAAAGTTTTCATGTTTTTCTCCTTTTTGTGGGAAATGTGTGACTAAGATTATTCTTCTTTAACGTGTGATGGAATCAAATATTTCAACGGTGACACGCTCTCGCTGACTTCGACTGGCAGCGGTACATAAGTGACCAGAATACGGTCACTAAGTACCGGCCGTCTCAGATCATCACCTTATGAAATATTTATTCCCCACACTGAGAAGAAAAAACGCCTTAATTAGCACATTTCGTGTGTGGTTATTCGTTTATTGACTATTTGTTCATCTTACGGCCTGAAGCATTATAGATATTGTTCACTCTGTCTGTAGCAGCTAATTATCTATTAGTTTATACTTGCAACACAAAGAGCTTATAATTAGTTAAGTTAATATCCTTCTGATCTGACAGTGTATTACTACTGTGCTTTTAGCCCCAAGGGTGTGCAGAGGGAGCGGGGCTTCGCTCCCTTTGCAAGGTTCAAAGGACTTCGTCCTTTATAAGTTCAAAGAATCCCGTTCTTTGTTGTTCTTTCTTACTTGCAGTAAGAAGCAGGCAGAGCTGCATAAACCGCTGCGCATCTTACGAGGTCGATTTTCCAGGTCTTTTCGTTTGGTGCATGTGCCTGTGCCTCTGCTCCAGGACCGAATCCGATGCAAGGGATTCCATTACGTCCCATAATGGATACGCCGTTTGTGGAGAATGTCCATTTATCTGTAAGTGGGCGTGCTTTTCGCATTTCTTCTGTTTCAGCATTTCCAAGACGGGTTTCACCGTACAGGTTTTTGTATGCGTCTTCAAGAGCTTTTGTTACTTTGTGATCTTTCGGAATAGCCCATGTCGGGAAGTAGCACTCGATTTCGTATTTGCAGCCTGTGTAGGAAGGACGATCATAGTTATACATGGATACAACAACGTCATCACCGTATTTCTGAACGCTTGGAAGTGCACGGATCTCATCCAGGCAGCTTTCCCATGTTTCTCCGAATGTCATACGACGGTCAAGAGATACCGCACAGGAGTCAGCTACTGCACAACGGCTAGGAGAGGTGTAGAAAATCTGAGATACAGTTACAGTACCGCGTCCAAGGAAACGAGCCTCTTCCCAGTCAGGGTTAAATTTTGGATTGAGCATTTTAACAAGACCTTTGATCTCTGTTTCGTCAGCGTCATCGTTTTCATTAAGGGAACGTACGTCCTGAAGGATATCAGCCATTTTGTAGATGGCGTTGTCACCACGTTCCGGAGCAGAACCATGGCAGGAAACACCCTTTACATCTACGCGGATTTCCATACGTCCACGCTGACCTCTGTAGATACCACCGTCAGTTGGCTCTGTGGAAACTACAAATTCCGGACGGATCTTGTCTTCGTTGATGATGTACTGCCAGCAGAGACCGTCACAGTCTTCTTCCTGAACCGTTCCGACTACCATGATCTTATATCCTTCCGGAATCAGATCCATGTCTTTCATGATTCTGGCACCGTATACAGCAGATACGAGACCACCGCACTGGTCAGAGACACCACGTCCACCGATTTCTTCTTCTGTTTCGTAACCTTCGTATGGATCGAAGTTCCAGTTTTCGATGTTACCGATACCAACCGTATCGATATGGGCATCAAAAGCGAGAATCTTATCACCGGATCCCATGTAACCGATGACGTTACCCTGTGGATCAATAGTTACTTCATCGAAGTTCAGCTTTTTCATTTCAGCTTCGATTGTTTCGATATGTTTTCTTTCGTCGCAGCTTTCTCCAGGATTTTTAACGATTGCTCTTAAGAATTTGACCATATCTTCCTGATAATTCTGAGCAGCTTCTTTGATTTTGCCGTAATCCATTTTAAAGTTCCTCCCATGTATATGAAATAATTTTTGAGTTTTTGATTACTTGATGATACTTACGGATTGTTCCGCAGTAAACTGCTCCCACAATCCTTCAAACATTCGGAATCCGCTGATTTACTATGTAAATCGCTACTTCCTCATGTTTGGAGGTCCCCAAATTCAAATGCTTTATCGTGCAAGCACGAACATCATTTGAAATTTTTGCCCCTGGTATCATCACTTGCTTAAAGATTCGTTTGTTCCGTACAGTCCATCCCATACGATCTCGCGGTAACGAACCGGATCGGTGTCACCTTCTGTGGAGATTACGAGAACGTTGGAGTTTTCATCCAGTTTCAGAGCTTCTTTGAGATCTTTTGCATCTTCATCGTGAAGGGCAGTGAAGCACAGACCAAGCGGAACAGAACCAGATTCGCCAGAAACGATATGCGGATCATTACCGAGCGGATTCGCATAGATTCGTGTTGCTTTGGCACTCATCCAGTCCGGGCAGGATGCAAACACAGAAACGTGATTCCTTAAGATATCCCATCCAATGGTGTTTGCTTCGCCGCATGCGAGACCGGCCATAATCGTCTGAAGGTCACCGCCTACGTTTACAAGATCACCGGATTCCTTCATAGCAGAACGGTACAGGCAATCAGCAGCACTTGCTTCGCAGACAACCATTACTGGTGGATTTTCTTTATATTTATGTGCGAAGTAACCAACGACAGCGCCTGCAAGAGAACCAACACCTGCCTGGACAAATACATGTGTCGGGCGGTCGATTCCGGCTTCCTTGAGCTGCTGGTCAGCTTCCATAACCATAGTTCCATATCCCTGCATGATCCATGACGGGATTTCTTCATATCCGTCCCAGGCAGTATCCTGAACGATGATGCCATGCTCTGTCTTGGCGGCTTCAGCTGCAGCCATTCTTACGCAGTCATCGTAATTAACTTCTTCGATGGTAACAGTCGCACCTTCTTTAGCAATGTTGTCAAAACGTGTTTTCGTTGTTCCTTTTGGCATACGGACAACTGCTTTCTGTCCGAGACGTTTGGCAGCCCATGCAACTCCGCGTCCGTGGTTTCCATCTGTTGCTGTGAAGAAGGTAGCCTGTCCGAATTCTTTTCTTAATTCTTCAGAAGAAAGAACCGCATATGGAAGTTCGCTGATATCTTTCCCAACTTCTTTTGCTATGTAACGTCCCATTGCGTAGGAACCACCAAGAACTTTGAAGGCGTTCAGTCCGAAACGATAGGACTCATCCTTGCAATGGATGCTCTTAACACCAAGATAGGATGCCAGTTCAGCAAGATCCTGAAGAGGAGTTACTGTATATTGAGGAAAACTTTTGTGAAATTCATTGGCCTTTTTTACGTTCTCTTCGGACATTAACTCGAGATGTTTGTCGTCAGATCTGGCAACGTGATTGACAGTCCATTTTAAACCTTCTGTCATTTGAAAACCCTCCTTAAAAAATTTATTTTGAACTCATAATTTTTCTTTTCTTTCTAAAACTATCATATCATAAATATGTAAATTTGCAAGAGAAAATACAAAAACTTTTAGGTTTTTACAAAAAAAGTTAGCACACCAAAAAAAAAGTGTCATTTGTTGAAAATAAACAATTGCTGTGATAAGATGAAACTATCTTTATACATAAGTGATGAGACAGAAAAGGAGACAATGAATATGGCTATTTTTCAGGCGTTTCGGGCATTGCGTCCTGTTTCGGAGAAGGCAGCAGATGTAGCTGCACTTCCATATGATGTGGTAGATCGTGCAGAGGCGAAAGCGATTGGAGATAAAAATCCTGATTCTTTCCTGCACGTAGATCGTGCTGAGATGGATCTGCCGGATGATACAGATCTGTATGACTCGAAAGTATATGAACGCGCAAGACAGAATCTGTTGAATATGGAAAAAAATGGTGTGATGAAACAGGATGAAACACCGTGCTATTATATTTATGAACTTACCCGTAAGGGAAAGACACAGACAGGTCTGGTTGGATGCTGTTCAATCGATGATTATATGAAGGGAATCGTAAAAAAACATGAACTTACCAGAGAAGATAAGGAGCAGGACCGTATCCGTCATGTAGATGTGTGTGATGCGAATACTGGACCGATTTATCTTGCGTGCCGCTATCCACAGCAGTTGCTTGATTTGATGGAACAATGGAAAACATCTCACGCAGCAGTATATGATTTTGTTGCAGATGATGAAATTGGGCATCGCGTGTGGGTGATCGACGGGAATGAGGAGATTGAGACGATACGTGAGCAGTTTGAAAATATCCCGTCTATATATATTGCGGATGGACATCACAGAGCAGCATCGGCAGTGAAAGTGGGACTTAAACGAAGAGAAGAGCATCCGGATTATGATGGAACAGAGGAATTTAATTATTTCCTTTCTGTAGTATTTCCATATGATCAGCTCAAAATCCTTGCATATAATAGAGTGGTGCATGACCTGAATGGAATGGATGAACATGCTTTTATTGCCAGTCTGAAATTTAATTTTGAACTTATGATCATGCCGGGATTCCCGTGTAAACCAGTAGAAAAACACTGCATGGGCATGTATGTGGGCGGAAACTGGTATCATTTAAAAGCATGGGAAGATGTTTATGAGAAGAAAGATGTAGTAGGTCAGCTGGATGTGTCTATCCTTCAGAAAAAAGTTCTTACACCGATTCTTGGCATTGGTGATCCGCGTACGGATCAGAGAATCCGTTTTGTAGGTGGCAGCCATAAGTTGAGTGAACTTGCCGAGATTGCAGATAAGACTGGTGGAGTTGCATTTGCCATGTTTCCGACGGCAATGGAAGATCTGATGCAGATTGCAGATGAAAATAAACTCATGCCGCCGAAATCTACCTGGTTTGAACCGAAACTTCGAAGCGGTCTGTTTATACATAAACTTTCATAATAATAAGCTCTGATACAGAGCAGTTTTCAGAAAAGGAGGAATTACGTATGGGATTGATCAAAGCAGCAGTTGGAGCAGCCGGTGGGGTACTGGCAGATCAGTGGAAAGAGTATTTTTACTGTGAGGCTATGCCAGCCGATGTGCTGGTTACAAAAGCACATAAAAAAGTTTCTGGGAGATCATCAAACAAACATGGATCAGAAAATATCATATCCAACGGATCTGTAATCGCAGTGAACGACGGACAGTGTATGCTGATCGTAGAACAGGGAAAAGTTGTAGATGTCTGTGCAGAACCAGGAGAATACACTTACGATATGTCTACAGAACCATCTCTTTTCTGTGGTGATCTGGGCGAGGGAATCAAAAGTGTTTTTCAACAGATCGGCAAGCGTTTTGCTTTTGGTGGAGAAGCACCAAAAGATCAGAGAGTATATTTTGTAAACACAAAAGAACTCGTGGGAAATAAATATGGAACACCGAATCCGGTTCCTTTCCGTGTAGTGGACAACAATATCGGACTGGATATTGATATTTCTATTAAATGTTTTGGGGAATACAGCTATCGAATTGCCAATCCGATTCTTTTTTATACAAATGTATGTGGTAATGTAGAACAGGATTATGAACGGGAAGAGATTGACGGTCAGTTGAAGAGTGAGCTTATGACCGCATTGCAGCCGGCTTTTGCGAAAATTTCGGAACAGGGTATCCGTTACAGCGCACTTCCGGGACATACACAGGAACTTTCTGATGCACTGAATCAGGTACTTACTGAAAAATGGAATAACTTAAGAGGTATCTGCATTGTTTCACTTG contains the following coding sequences:
- a CDS encoding IclR family transcriptional regulator, with product MAVKSAERVFRIFELLEQSPEGLTNKEVSSLLGFAPSSTLALLQTMEENGYLSADEQKRYYLGGRLMSLGAVAASRIDLNKIGTPYLKKLMQTVEETCFLGVLSGDEIVYIAKENCERTITTNASIGSRKPVYCTGLGKAFLAFLPEKESSQIIDRIELKAFTEHTVTDKLELKKEIAQFRNQGYAVDNQEIEQGLWCMAVPIYDNTGHMKAAISVSGLKQRMVEKKELLKTEMLKTARDLSRDLGYYKEELK
- a CDS encoding dihydrodipicolinate synthase family protein; the protein is MKRLCGVNPPVITIFDEHHKVDIEASKRQADFLISKGVDGLAYLGTSGEFSIMTVEEKKNFINEMIKYVNGRVNVIVGVGDTCLENTMDLLKFVEQAGADGVLLINPYFSVYSTDMVEAYFGYVASHTSLPIIIYNFPDLTGYCFNADVVARIVKANPNVVGIKDTIADFNHVLSMQKVKEINPDFSVFSAYENQAMGLLVCGVDGFINATANFAPEYTVNTYQSAKRGDFNEAAKWFNKMVEAMDIYAYSTPLFLACKQAMYYRVLHHDGQERLPALSLDATAKANVYNKMRDLELL
- a CDS encoding YhcH/YjgK/YiaL family protein; translation: MIMDRLERFRCYQRSVPELWDAVRFAERVQKEQLPPGKYPVGKGFAFVQEGNTRSFEEADFEVHRNYLDVQILLDGSEMWEYADRADLAVKTPYDPEADIEWLSGCGNRIQMKPGMFYLVYPDDGHKPCCHEKEQTSYRKVVVKIKIDKLLHGVPTMERTAVYGKGDRRWI
- a CDS encoding zinc-binding dehydrogenase, which codes for MDIKIDEIVKQVLSEIDTPSRPVQPKTTFVLEETPALTGREVGKTAVLDSQEDYMIKNYVLPEVGPKEILVCVEGCMISPSDVTEFLKERRAAGSSAQGQEGTGIIVKVGSENLQDAKGNVLKVGDKVIAAKKAGFGGVSTYGGRKANTVAPNGWFANYIVLPAGQQVYQVNGLDLESRLLITRSISIYTEVERMSKMCKLDADKTAVVLGCGMEGLLTVAALKTLGINKIIVIDKESEKSRAMEFGAWEFIGSHGKNGVAGVKDKIRAAAGDMADAVFICTDSPMGRNVARRFMKNSGSICEMGFLCGWRRTPIARYFEDSMPAGGRFYAARDYENCMNFLAKAAEMKLPLYKLITHRYKLEEINEAMWTVVREEGLGIAVFNR
- a CDS encoding BMC domain-containing protein, coding for MKYGAFGLVEVLGSCNAVMVIDQMLKTADVSFRTWNGKCGGHEVVFMSGDVSAVTAAVESVKQNPPCDIILAAVISNPSEETVRLVEEDAATHHFA
- a CDS encoding BMC domain-containing protein, with amino-acid sequence MAENYNGMAVGIFELDSLAACFVALDAASKAANVKIQNVERNRLGAGACVKMRGSVSDVTAAMDAALKVAEPLTKIFSHTIIASPAHDTEPAMYMTAGK
- the arcC gene encoding carbamate kinase gives rise to the protein MYKRKRIVIALGGNALGNTLPEQMQAVKTTAKALCDLIEEGHQVVVVHGNGPQVGMINNAMAALSREDANQPNTPLSVCVAMSQAYIGYDLQNALREELRKRGFMRTPVVTVVTQVRVDENDPAFQNPSKPIGHFMTREQAEHAEKAYGYVMKEDAGRGYRRVVASPKPVEIVEQDAINSLVDANKIVICCGGGGIPVTLQGDHLKGASAVIDKDFASCLLAKELDADMLIILTAVEKVAVNFGKENEKWLDEMTVEEAQKYVDEGQFAPGSMLPKVQAAMDFASSKEGRSAMITLLEKAKDGIQGKTGTKIHI
- the ygeW gene encoding knotted carbamoyltransferase YgeW, which translates into the protein MKTLQDYIDKLNKLNFKEMYNNDFFWTWDKTDEELEAVFTVADALRFMRENNISTKVFESGLGISIFRDNSTRTRFSFASACNLLGLEVQDLDEKKSQIAHGETVRETANMVSFMADVIGIRDDMYIGKGHAYQKEFMDAVTEGNKDGILEQRPTLVNLQCDVDHPTQCMADMLHIIHEFGGVENLKGKKIAMSWAYSPSYGKPLSVPQGVIGLMTRFGMDVVLAHPEGYDVMPEVEEIARKNAEATGGSFTKTNSMEEAFKDADIVYPKSWAPFAAMEKRTNLYAEGDFEGIDKLEKELLAQNAEHKDWACTEELMKTTKDGKALYLHCLPADITGVSCETGEVDASVFDRYRIPLYKEASFKPYIIAAMIMLSKFENPQDILKKLEVKAAPRIMK
- a CDS encoding YgeY family selenium metabolism-linked hydrolase — encoded protein: MDYGKIKEAAQNYQEDMVKFLRAIVKNPGESCDERKHIETIEAEMKKLNFDEVTIDPQGNVIGYMGSGDKILAFDAHIDTVGIGNIENWNFDPYEGYETEEEIGGRGVSDQCGGLVSAVYGARIMKDMDLIPEGYKIMVVGTVQEEDCDGLCWQYIINEDKIRPEFVVSTEPTDGGIYRGQRGRMEIRVDVKGVSCHGSAPERGDNAIYKMADILQDVRSLNENDDADETEIKGLVKMLNPKFNPDWEEARFLGRGTVTVSQIFYTSPSRCAVADSCAVSLDRRMTFGETWESCLDEIRALPSVQKYGDDVVVSMYNYDRPSYTGCKYEIECYFPTWAIPKDHKVTKALEDAYKNLYGETRLGNAETEEMRKARPLTDKWTFSTNGVSIMGRNGIPCIGFGPGAEAQAHAPNEKTWKIDLVRCAAVYAALPASYCK
- the dpaL gene encoding diaminopropionate ammonia-lyase codes for the protein MTEGLKWTVNHVARSDDKHLELMSEENVKKANEFHKSFPQYTVTPLQDLAELASYLGVKSIHCKDESYRFGLNAFKVLGGSYAMGRYIAKEVGKDISELPYAVLSSEELRKEFGQATFFTATDGNHGRGVAWAAKRLGQKAVVRMPKGTTKTRFDNIAKEGATVTIEEVNYDDCVRMAAAEAAKTEHGIIVQDTAWDGYEEIPSWIMQGYGTMVMEADQQLKEAGIDRPTHVFVQAGVGSLAGAVVGYFAHKYKENPPVMVVCEASAADCLYRSAMKESGDLVNVGGDLQTIMAGLACGEANTIGWDILRNHVSVFASCPDWMSAKATRIYANPLGNDPHIVSGESGSVPLGLCFTALHDEDAKDLKEALKLDENSNVLVISTEGDTDPVRYREIVWDGLYGTNESLSK
- a CDS encoding DUF1015 domain-containing protein; this encodes MAIFQAFRALRPVSEKAADVAALPYDVVDRAEAKAIGDKNPDSFLHVDRAEMDLPDDTDLYDSKVYERARQNLLNMEKNGVMKQDETPCYYIYELTRKGKTQTGLVGCCSIDDYMKGIVKKHELTREDKEQDRIRHVDVCDANTGPIYLACRYPQQLLDLMEQWKTSHAAVYDFVADDEIGHRVWVIDGNEEIETIREQFENIPSIYIADGHHRAASAVKVGLKRREEHPDYDGTEEFNYFLSVVFPYDQLKILAYNRVVHDLNGMDEHAFIASLKFNFELMIMPGFPCKPVEKHCMGMYVGGNWYHLKAWEDVYEKKDVVGQLDVSILQKKVLTPILGIGDPRTDQRIRFVGGSHKLSELAEIADKTGGVAFAMFPTAMEDLMQIADENKLMPPKSTWFEPKLRSGLFIHKLS